The following are encoded together in the Methanosarcina flavescens genome:
- a CDS encoding archease, translating into MPSQGKQYEYLEHTADIKFIAYGKSLEEMFENSALAMFNVMIDTGQVSGETQKEIFLKAPDLESLLVDWLSELLYVFEVDEIVFREFKVEKIKEEAGEYSITAQALGEEYYPESHPFETEIKAVTYNQLEITKIDDGWKVQVVVDI; encoded by the coding sequence ATGCCATCTCAAGGAAAACAATATGAATATCTGGAACATACCGCAGATATCAAGTTCATAGCTTATGGGAAGTCCCTGGAAGAAATGTTTGAGAATTCGGCTCTCGCTATGTTCAATGTTATGATTGATACAGGGCAGGTCTCTGGAGAAACCCAAAAAGAAATTTTTCTCAAAGCACCTGACCTGGAATCCCTGCTTGTTGACTGGCTTTCCGAACTTTTATATGTATTTGAAGTTGATGAGATTGTTTTCAGGGAATTTAAAGTTGAGAAAATTAAGGAAGAAGCCGGTGAATACTCGATAACAGCTCAAGCACTTGGCGAAGAGTACTATCCCGAAAGCCATCCCTTTGAGACCGAAATCAAGGCTGTTACTTATAACCAGCTGGAAATAACAAAAATCGACGATGGCTGGAAGGTTCAAGTCGTTGTGGATATTTAA
- a CDS encoding CDP-alcohol phosphatidyltransferase family protein, which produces MTFNTLRPFASKVIEPLAEFFVRYEVSPNTVSIASLICAFFAGLSFYYSPASREFVLLAGFLVIFNSIFDALDGVIARKANRATPRGDFLDHVIDRYSDVFIICSIFFADYVPWQVGVVAIVGVQLTSYLGTQAQALNLGRYYGGIMGRADRLVVVILAAFGNFAFSSPIAGFPILGWAVILIAVTSHITAIQRILYIWKKLD; this is translated from the coding sequence ATGACGTTTAATACCCTGAGACCTTTTGCCTCAAAAGTAATCGAACCACTGGCAGAATTTTTCGTTAGATATGAGGTCTCACCCAATACAGTGTCCATAGCTTCCCTAATCTGTGCATTTTTTGCAGGTCTTAGTTTTTACTACTCACCTGCATCCAGAGAATTCGTCCTGCTGGCAGGCTTTCTGGTAATCTTTAACTCGATTTTTGATGCCCTTGACGGGGTAATTGCACGAAAGGCAAATAGGGCTACTCCCAGGGGCGATTTTCTGGATCACGTTATCGACCGCTACTCGGATGTCTTTATAATCTGCAGCATTTTTTTTGCAGATTATGTCCCCTGGCAGGTTGGGGTTGTGGCAATTGTGGGAGTACAGCTTACCAGCTATCTAGGAACCCAGGCTCAGGCGCTCAATCTAGGGAGATATTATGGAGGGATAATGGGCAGGGCAGACCGGCTTGTAGTCGTAATTCTTGCAGCTTTCGGAAACTTTGCCTTTTCATCCCCGATTGCAGGTTTTCCGATCCTTGGCTGGGCTGTTATCCTGATTGCTGTAACCAGCCACATAACAGCTATTCAGAGAATTCTTTATATCTGGAAGAAATTAGACTGA
- a CDS encoding AAA family ATPase, whose protein sequence is MRVLDLKNTIINIKQEFSEYFKERDAEINGSLLALLSGEHVLLLGPPGTAKTLLANKICETIEGGNFFHYLLTRFSTPEEVFGPLSLKALERDEFSRRIEGYLPTAHIALLDEIFKANSSILNSLLTVLNERKYHNGKELVEVPLFSVFGASNELPEEDESLEALYDRFLFRYKVDYIQHEENLEDLIFKNTDDFVPYTKLSIEDIREVQRRARDLPVDTEVRAVIKALRRELKNSNIFVSDRRWKKIVNILRVASVVNGHSSVNRMTAVLLQHMLWDVPEQKEAIRKIILDRVVSGGTDTGKLKLDILDLKNSIYSCLQQELPDLVTCNKCYEEDRKTTGGLKSSRFSGAKIPRNLTFDNALDLLKHHTEFPTHTYSFGLGYSNLNSSLNFESLAEQFRRKYGFEFKISLDYGDKKLYEREYENLEEKVNYFRRQIQEEEKVLENTLRENIWISEQDSQEILMKYRSKNTDIYEIVGTLNEIRLLLEKPRIFDVAVEKAGEVA, encoded by the coding sequence ATGAGAGTTCTTGATTTAAAAAATACAATTATTAATATCAAACAGGAGTTTTCAGAATATTTTAAAGAACGGGATGCTGAAATCAATGGGTCTCTTCTTGCACTCCTCTCCGGTGAACACGTCCTCTTACTGGGGCCTCCTGGGACTGCAAAGACCCTGCTTGCAAATAAAATCTGTGAAACCATTGAAGGGGGGAACTTTTTCCATTATCTTCTGACCCGTTTTTCGACGCCTGAAGAGGTGTTTGGACCGCTTTCCCTTAAGGCGCTTGAGAGGGACGAATTCAGCAGGCGGATAGAGGGCTACCTTCCAACTGCCCATATAGCCCTGCTTGATGAGATCTTCAAGGCAAACAGCTCCATCTTAAACAGTCTGCTGACTGTGCTAAACGAGAGGAAGTACCATAACGGCAAGGAACTTGTGGAGGTGCCTCTTTTTTCCGTTTTCGGGGCTTCAAATGAGCTGCCTGAAGAAGACGAAAGCCTCGAAGCGCTTTACGACCGTTTTCTGTTCAGGTACAAGGTGGATTATATTCAGCATGAGGAGAACCTTGAAGATCTTATCTTTAAAAACACCGATGATTTCGTACCCTATACAAAACTCAGTATAGAAGACATAAGGGAAGTCCAGAGACGTGCAAGAGATCTACCGGTTGACACCGAAGTTCGGGCAGTTATAAAGGCACTCAGAAGAGAACTTAAGAACTCCAATATTTTTGTCTCAGATAGACGCTGGAAGAAAATTGTGAATATTCTCAGGGTAGCCTCAGTGGTAAACGGGCATTCCAGCGTAAACCGAATGACAGCAGTCCTGCTACAGCATATGCTCTGGGATGTGCCTGAACAGAAGGAAGCGATCAGGAAGATCATTCTGGATAGAGTTGTATCAGGGGGTACGGATACAGGCAAATTAAAACTTGATATTCTTGACCTGAAAAATTCCATCTACAGCTGCCTGCAGCAGGAACTCCCAGATCTCGTAACCTGTAACAAATGCTATGAAGAAGACCGCAAGACAACAGGCGGCCTGAAAAGTTCAAGGTTTTCAGGAGCCAAGATACCGAGAAACCTCACATTTGACAATGCCCTCGACCTGCTGAAGCATCATACCGAGTTCCCAACTCACACTTACAGCTTCGGGCTTGGCTACAGCAATCTGAACAGCTCTCTGAATTTCGAATCTCTGGCAGAGCAATTCCGCAGGAAATACGGATTTGAGTTTAAGATTAGCCTCGATTACGGTGATAAGAAACTCTATGAAAGAGAGTACGAAAATCTGGAAGAGAAGGTGAACTATTTCAGAAGGCAGATTCAGGAAGAGGAAAAAGTGCTTGAGAACACATTAAGGGAAAACATCTGGATCTCAGAGCAGGACAGCCAGGAAATTCTTATGAAATACCGCTCGAAAAACACGGATATTTACGAGATTGTAGGCACTTTGAACGAAATCCGGCTTCTGCTGGAAAAACCCAGGATATTTGATGTTGCCGTTGAAAAAGCAGGAGAAGTAGCCTGA
- a CDS encoding aldolase, whose translation MSYFLLFAGLQKNKYISLMAFLVYIPLKMWQEIAKYGRKLVEHGLVESNFGNISIRAGNRMLITRTGAALDEITENNVVEVDIQDTSSLDIIASSEAVVHREIYRQTSALAIIHAHSAYSVVESLLAGPEGKITPVDSEGQYFLGEIPIVGGGIGSRELAGNLANALSRYRGAIVYSHGTFAIGRTLGDAYIITTQLEHSCKVKYLYDRAATGEKISKPNERSFDPRFYL comes from the coding sequence TTGAGTTATTTTCTTCTTTTTGCCGGACTTCAGAAGAATAAGTACATAAGCCTTATGGCGTTCTTGGTCTATATACCGCTTAAAATGTGGCAGGAAATCGCAAAATATGGGCGCAAGCTGGTCGAACACGGGCTTGTCGAGTCAAACTTTGGAAATATAAGTATCAGGGCTGGAAACAGGATGCTTATTACCCGGACAGGGGCGGCACTTGATGAAATTACAGAAAACAATGTTGTTGAAGTTGATATTCAGGACACTTCCTCCCTTGATATAATTGCATCTTCCGAAGCTGTCGTACACAGGGAGATTTACAGGCAGACCTCAGCGCTTGCAATTATTCATGCCCATTCTGCTTATTCGGTTGTTGAATCCCTGCTCGCAGGCCCTGAGGGAAAAATTACGCCTGTGGACAGCGAAGGGCAGTATTTCCTCGGGGAGATCCCGATTGTAGGAGGAGGCATAGGCAGCCGCGAGCTTGCAGGGAATCTTGCAAACGCACTCTCAAGATACAGAGGCGCTATAGTTTACAGTCACGGTACATTTGCAATCGGGAGAACACTCGGAGATGCATATATCATAACCACGCAGCTTGAACACTCCTGTAAAGTTAAGTACCTGTACGATCGTGCGGCAACAGGGGAAAAAATAAGTAAGCCAAACGAGCGCTCGTTTGATCCGCGTTTCTATTTATGA
- a CDS encoding HesA/MoeB/ThiF family protein, producing MNDLEREKYSRQILLFGEEGQERLKNARVLVAGAGGLGSPISTYLAIAGVGKIILADFDFVEASNLNRQFLHHEKDIGRLKVESAKEKLLSMNPDIKVETIAEMLTESNLEVLVPECDVIVDALDNLETRHMLNRLAIKRRIPLIHGAVTGYDGQVTTIIPGETPCFYCIFPRISRKEVFPVLGVTPGIIGSIQANEAIKFLTGQGKLLEGRLLFWNGLSGNFTEISLSKLNNCPICGYLNEKGENK from the coding sequence ATGAATGATCTCGAACGTGAAAAATACAGCCGGCAAATCCTTCTTTTTGGAGAAGAAGGGCAGGAAAGATTGAAGAATGCAAGAGTACTTGTTGCCGGGGCAGGCGGGCTGGGAAGTCCGATTTCCACCTATCTCGCAATAGCCGGGGTCGGAAAAATAATCCTTGCGGATTTTGATTTCGTTGAGGCAAGCAATTTAAACAGGCAGTTCCTGCATCATGAGAAGGACATTGGAAGGCTTAAGGTAGAGTCAGCAAAGGAAAAATTGCTTTCCATGAATCCGGATATTAAGGTTGAAACCATAGCAGAGATGCTTACCGAATCAAATCTCGAAGTCCTGGTTCCTGAGTGTGACGTTATAGTTGATGCACTTGATAACCTTGAAACTAGACACATGCTTAACAGGCTTGCCATAAAAAGAAGGATCCCTTTAATTCATGGAGCAGTTACAGGCTATGACGGACAGGTAACAACGATAATACCTGGGGAAACCCCCTGCTTTTACTGTATTTTTCCACGCATCTCCAGGAAGGAAGTATTTCCGGTTTTAGGAGTTACTCCAGGCATCATCGGTTCCATACAGGCAAATGAGGCAATTAAATTTCTGACAGGGCAGGGGAAGCTTCTGGAAGGTCGTCTTCTATTCTGGAATGGGCTGTCAGGGAATTTCACTGAAATTTCACTTTCAAAGCTAAATAATTGTCCGATTTGTGGATATCTCAATGAAAAAGGCGAAAATAAATGA
- a CDS encoding peroxiredoxin — MNEIKIGDKIQDFTLKDQSQKKVHLYDFAGKKVLLSFHPLAWTSVCSEQMKLLEENHEMFDRLNTVAFGISVDPAPSKKAWARELGITHIKLLSDFWPHGEVARKYGIFREKEGVSERANIVIDENQKIIFLEVYPVRELPDMSKIAKVLEQ; from the coding sequence ATGAACGAGATTAAAATCGGGGATAAAATTCAGGACTTCACATTAAAAGACCAGAGCCAAAAAAAAGTTCACCTTTACGACTTCGCTGGTAAGAAAGTACTTCTATCATTTCATCCGCTTGCCTGGACAAGTGTGTGTTCTGAACAGATGAAATTGCTTGAAGAAAACCACGAGATGTTCGACAGGTTGAACACAGTTGCCTTTGGCATAAGTGTCGATCCCGCGCCATCGAAAAAAGCCTGGGCACGGGAACTGGGAATTACGCACATCAAACTTCTTTCGGATTTCTGGCCTCATGGGGAGGTTGCCAGAAAATATGGAATCTTCAGGGAAAAAGAAGGAGTCTCTGAGAGGGCTAACATAGTTATCGATGAAAATCAGAAAATCATATTTCTCGAAGTATATCCTGTGCGTGAACTTCCTGATATGTCAAAGATCGCAAAAGTTCTGGAACAGTAA
- a CDS encoding vWA domain-containing protein: protein MATPRKIPRQIREEIAEILVYELFLEDGYKIKDEKLFISKFGAFYPILLGLRDFRVWNEIKALAGTNPLAGVFILRALLEELFTLLDNYGTKESKFSKKSAKTLERSLNALRNLIDETRAVWERNRITNAENNFRLQENLDVPTRQAIENGKQEYAFKQEKSIKQDNSFKHEKSLEDAEYEIRKNPYQQAGKAAGSEKLASTTLKFMSSEQAGEALESVIEESVVAKLEELIPVLEDHLEVLEILSMLFPGRTWDHSLRALHREYFGNLEKYASILRKSSDLHKILEQVGRIELEYGSKKMNLSPYSRSEVHSVTFSGDIQTLLPAEAVKLKNPLLRRKFYADMLEGKLLTYQLKGENWNSDTAGKKRKGPVIALVDTSASMRGGPELLAKAVLLAVAKRMLKENRDVKVILFSSRWQTVEIELTNKKRMGKEFLEFLKFTFGGGTDFNTALHAGLKTMKNEKAFEGADLLFLTDGISELSERPLIREWNEIKATRRARIFSLIIGNCDAGGLEQVSDHTYLVKNAENWNVGESPASFVKAISKPYRF, encoded by the coding sequence TTGGCAACTCCAAGAAAAATCCCGAGGCAAATTAGGGAGGAAATAGCTGAAATTCTTGTTTACGAGTTATTCTTAGAGGATGGATACAAGATAAAAGATGAAAAGCTATTTATTAGCAAATTCGGAGCTTTTTATCCGATCCTTCTAGGTTTGAGAGATTTCAGGGTCTGGAACGAAATAAAAGCTCTTGCTGGAACTAATCCCCTTGCAGGCGTTTTTATTCTTAGAGCCCTGCTTGAGGAACTTTTTACACTCCTGGATAATTATGGAACAAAAGAATCAAAGTTCTCAAAAAAGTCTGCAAAAACGCTCGAAAGAAGCCTTAATGCTCTAAGAAACCTGATCGATGAAACTCGAGCCGTATGGGAAAGAAACAGAATAACAAATGCGGAGAATAATTTCCGACTGCAGGAAAATCTGGATGTGCCCACTCGACAGGCAATTGAAAACGGAAAACAGGAGTACGCTTTCAAACAGGAAAAATCTATCAAACAGGATAACTCCTTCAAACATGAAAAATCCCTTGAAGACGCTGAGTACGAGATCAGAAAAAATCCATATCAACAGGCTGGAAAAGCTGCGGGGTCCGAGAAACTCGCCTCAACGACTCTGAAGTTCATGTCATCAGAACAGGCAGGAGAGGCACTGGAGTCTGTTATAGAAGAGAGCGTGGTTGCAAAGCTTGAAGAGCTTATTCCTGTTCTTGAAGACCATCTCGAAGTACTCGAGATTCTTTCAATGCTCTTTCCGGGCAGAACCTGGGATCACTCCTTGAGGGCTCTTCACAGGGAATATTTCGGAAACCTTGAGAAATATGCCTCAATTCTCAGGAAGAGTTCCGATCTTCACAAGATTCTTGAACAGGTAGGCAGGATAGAACTTGAATATGGCTCAAAAAAGATGAACCTCTCACCGTACAGTAGAAGCGAGGTTCACTCGGTTACCTTTTCAGGCGATATCCAGACCTTGCTACCGGCAGAAGCCGTAAAGCTGAAAAATCCTCTCCTGAGGCGTAAATTCTATGCTGATATGCTTGAAGGAAAACTTCTCACGTACCAGTTAAAAGGGGAAAACTGGAACTCGGATACTGCAGGAAAAAAGAGAAAAGGGCCTGTGATCGCTCTGGTAGATACCTCGGCATCAATGCGGGGAGGCCCCGAGCTTCTTGCAAAAGCCGTGCTTCTTGCAGTAGCAAAAAGAATGCTGAAGGAAAATAGAGACGTTAAAGTAATTCTCTTTTCCTCGAGGTGGCAGACTGTTGAAATCGAACTTACAAATAAAAAGCGTATGGGCAAAGAATTTTTGGAGTTCCTAAAATTTACTTTCGGCGGCGGCACCGATTTCAATACTGCACTTCACGCAGGTCTCAAAACTATGAAGAATGAAAAAGCCTTTGAGGGAGCTGATCTTCTTTTCCTTACCGATGGAATTTCCGAACTTTCAGAGAGACCACTTATCCGAGAATGGAATGAGATAAAAGCCACAAGAAGAGCCCGGATATTTTCCCTGATAATAGGAAACTGTGATGCTGGCGGACTGGAACAGGTTTCTGATCACACATATCTCGTAAAAAACGCCGAAAATTGGAATGTTGGAGAAAGCCCTGCAAGTTTTGTGAAAGCTATAAGTAAACCCTACAGGTTTTAA
- a CDS encoding RtcB family protein produces MAESEDIAIDDLSTEYAKGDVRNMVRKLSENNWEIPIGHIPNMRVPGRLFVSENLLDGIEPGTIDQIANVATLPGIQKYSMAMPDAHLGYGFAIGGVAAFDMEEGIISPGGVGFDINCGVRLIRTKLQKEEVIPNIKTLTDELFKNIPAGVGSKSRFRASDKELDCAFLEGAKWAVEAGYGVEADTEYCEANGYMEGADPSHVSTKARNRGKPQLGTLGSGNHFLEVQYVDKIYDQEMASTFGLEEGQVTVMIHCGSRGAGHQICTDYLKELSKAVKDHKIEIPDKQLACAPAQSREAQNYFKAMLCAANYAWANRQMITHWTRESFENVFGRDAEDLGMNLLYDVAHNVAKLEEHTVDGKKKEVYVHRKGATRAFPPGHPEVPAVYRDVGQPVLIPGSMGTPSFILCGSKEAMDISFGSACHGAGRVMSRAQAKKEFRGQNVKDNLEAQGITIRAAHPSVIAEEAPGVYKSSSEVVNVVHELGIARKVARVLPLGVTKG; encoded by the coding sequence ATGGCAGAGAGCGAAGATATAGCTATTGACGATTTAAGCACAGAATATGCGAAGGGGGATGTAAGGAATATGGTCAGGAAGCTTTCCGAAAATAACTGGGAAATCCCTATTGGACATATCCCTAATATGCGGGTTCCAGGCCGCCTGTTTGTATCCGAAAACTTACTCGATGGGATTGAACCCGGGACTATTGACCAGATTGCAAATGTGGCAACTCTCCCTGGCATCCAGAAATATTCCATGGCAATGCCTGACGCCCATCTTGGATATGGTTTTGCCATTGGGGGAGTAGCGGCTTTTGACATGGAAGAAGGGATCATCAGCCCTGGAGGGGTTGGTTTTGATATCAACTGCGGAGTAAGGCTAATTCGTACCAAACTTCAGAAGGAGGAGGTAATTCCTAACATAAAGACATTAACCGACGAGCTTTTTAAGAATATTCCCGCAGGTGTTGGTTCCAAAAGTCGGTTCAGGGCTTCAGATAAGGAGCTTGACTGTGCTTTTCTTGAGGGTGCAAAATGGGCTGTGGAAGCTGGATATGGTGTGGAAGCTGATACTGAATATTGTGAAGCAAACGGGTATATGGAAGGTGCTGACCCTTCCCATGTAAGTACGAAAGCCAGAAACCGGGGTAAACCTCAGCTAGGAACGCTAGGAAGCGGCAACCATTTCCTTGAGGTTCAGTATGTCGATAAAATCTATGATCAAGAAATGGCTTCAACCTTCGGGCTTGAAGAAGGTCAGGTCACTGTAATGATTCACTGCGGGTCAAGGGGTGCAGGGCATCAGATATGTACTGACTATCTAAAGGAACTCTCTAAGGCTGTAAAGGACCATAAGATTGAGATTCCTGATAAACAGCTTGCCTGTGCCCCTGCCCAGTCAAGGGAAGCTCAGAACTACTTTAAGGCTATGCTCTGCGCTGCAAATTATGCGTGGGCAAACCGTCAGATGATCACGCACTGGACGAGGGAATCATTTGAAAATGTATTCGGGAGAGACGCTGAAGACCTGGGCATGAACCTGCTTTATGACGTTGCTCACAATGTAGCAAAACTTGAAGAACATACCGTGGACGGCAAGAAAAAAGAAGTGTATGTACACAGAAAAGGGGCAACAAGGGCATTTCCTCCAGGACATCCTGAAGTCCCTGCCGTGTACAGGGATGTAGGGCAACCAGTTTTGATTCCAGGAAGCATGGGAACTCCATCCTTTATATTATGCGGTTCGAAAGAGGCTATGGATATCTCTTTCGGCAGCGCCTGCCACGGAGCAGGAAGAGTAATGAGCAGAGCACAAGCAAAGAAAGAATTCCGCGGACAAAACGTAAAAGACAACCTTGAGGCTCAGGGCATTACGATAAGAGCCGCGCATCCATCAGTGATTGCAGAGGAAGCTCCAGGCGTATACAAATCCAGCAGTGAGGTGGTAAATGTCGTACATGAGCTTGGCATTGCCCGTAAGGTCGCAAGAGTTCTTCCTTTAGGGGTTACAAAAGGCTGA